In Luteimonas sp. MC1750, the following proteins share a genomic window:
- a CDS encoding type II secretion system protein GspK encodes MARQQGAALVIVMWLVALLTALVGAYAATARIEYMQGRGLHGAVVAESAARAGLEYALVRLQTDQPDSAWLPDGRPYRWAFGAAEVEVRIVDESGKVDLNAADAGLLGALFRVLGADEEQADAVAGAIVDWRDGDQLTQPMGGAEDPQYEAAGLPYGAKDAPFETVAEVEQVLGMDRALFEAAVRHLTVFSGLPQPDQRFASGDVLQALGADPALMLQQREGATGPGPDLVGAGSGTYSIDSRARLADGRQAVLRAVVRAGGGTLPGSAYVPLAWEEGAAPR; translated from the coding sequence ATGGCCCGCCAGCAGGGCGCGGCCCTGGTGATCGTGATGTGGCTGGTGGCGCTGCTGACCGCGCTGGTCGGTGCCTATGCGGCCACCGCGCGCATCGAATACATGCAGGGCCGCGGCCTGCACGGCGCGGTGGTCGCCGAGTCGGCGGCGCGCGCCGGGCTGGAGTACGCCCTGGTGCGGCTGCAGACCGACCAGCCGGACAGCGCCTGGCTGCCCGACGGCCGGCCCTACCGCTGGGCCTTCGGCGCGGCCGAGGTGGAGGTCCGCATTGTCGACGAGTCCGGAAAGGTCGACCTCAACGCCGCCGACGCCGGCCTGCTCGGCGCGCTGTTCCGCGTGCTGGGGGCCGACGAGGAGCAGGCCGACGCGGTGGCCGGCGCGATCGTCGACTGGCGCGACGGCGACCAGCTCACCCAGCCGATGGGCGGCGCCGAGGATCCGCAGTACGAGGCGGCCGGCCTGCCCTATGGCGCGAAGGACGCGCCATTCGAGACCGTGGCCGAGGTCGAGCAGGTGCTCGGCATGGACCGCGCCCTGTTCGAGGCGGCGGTGCGCCACCTCACCGTGTTCAGCGGCCTCCCGCAGCCCGACCAGCGCTTCGCCAGCGGCGACGTGCTGCAGGCGCTGGGCGCCGATCCCGCGCTGATGCTGCAGCAGCGCGAGGGCGCCACCGGACCCGGGCCGGACCTCGTTGGGGCCGGCAGCGGCACGTATAGTATCGACAGCCGCGCGCGGCTCGCCGACGGCCGCCAGGCCGTGCTGCGGGCGGTGGTTCGCGCGGGTGGGGGCACGTTGCCGGGTTCGGCATACGTGCCACTGGCCTGGGAAGAAGGAGCCGCGCCGCGCTGA